The following coding sequences lie in one Anguilla rostrata isolate EN2019 chromosome 8, ASM1855537v3, whole genome shotgun sequence genomic window:
- the adnp2b gene encoding activity-dependent neuroprotector homeobox protein 2b, which translates to MYQLPVGNLDRIRRSRKKVKSILSEIGLENCKDLLGDLESFDAGEKTFHNTDWTDLTEGHGKRRKKWRYRTQSLCCSLCKFSARSWHAYKGHVLRCHEEEQDLGLLSVCSCCPFIAHPRVISRHFRIFHAGLSKTPAFTAPPLTSQSPVGPLPPAASTTERYSCRKCSYHDTLLYCMKKHVLVSHYVSLLNHYFGQRADLDQRAKGQNSFKFYCKMCFLAAESSEHLLYHILSSDKHKEVDIHINALIYEHSKVAKKYLPNLAPKTMQLHVYNSQLISRNGDQQPGKTLPLLRPDAGPAPGGPMFGTVLHGTPHNPAAVVCTSGSSQTFLPAQASALVQLASAEAKGLLRPGSAAAALHNTQPPRGIPATLPTSGGLATPMIQAPTGTALANVSHSAPKPLPIAAGLPAQSQHQHQPHSQPHSQSSHQPHALPQHQHQPHLQQQLQQQQQPQQPRQVFLPPGVQVQGSLGLRGPTPQPLLLNPRLPLSQPAPRGTMLTSQSLLSHLIPTGNKVNGLPTYTLAPLPVPMPVQANSAPVVSKGPVPAAQVNSAALTQPSKPTGSSDSDPPAASKQAKKWITCPVCNELFPSDVYQVHTEVAHKVPAKPARLKGLAARAPFLKKMPDKTVKCLMCKVLLSEKGLFEHLLHGLNCLYCSGIFYSIKQLMEHTSLEHSPLQKANCDFMRREYRLYSDDYGNLLFPYFDINTTVSKDLIGDKEVNFALVTSSLDLIFLKMFPGSTEPVSRPSITKTGITICPFCPEKLHGVESYNMHLKAKHFIIPTIHAVLKTPAFKCVYCSGVYTGKTTPKAISIHMQRCRCAPKTTKDAERPINSDANGQSAPAVNRAAEQRPPLPRPARQAPAPAPAPAPAPAPAPKTPKDDAELRSKMRLEAALREAVEANKREREARSAPVGKRRKVEAPKSAAHPAVPTEAQQDPPVALALDPTGMEMRSFDERREFIAKYFHRKPYLTKKECEILANRLWLNKIDVACNFANKRNKCLRAIHKNRTAVLLGFNMAELKKVKHDLFIPEPASEKTAA; encoded by the coding sequence tgGAGATACCGCACACAGTCTTTGTGCTGCAGCCTGTGCAAGTTTTCAGCACGGTCCTGGCACGCCTACAAAGGCCATGTCCTGAGGTGTCATGAGGAGGAGCAGGATCTGGGATTGCTGTCTGTTTGTTCCTGCTGTCCGTTCATCGCTCACCCAAGAGTCATCTCTAGACACTTCAGAATTTTCCATGCCGGGCTTTCTAAGACCCCGGCGTTCACTGCTCCGCCCCTCACGTCCCAGTCTCCGGTTGGACCGTTACCCCCTGCCGCCAGCACCACGGAGAGGTACTCCTGTCGGAAATGCTCCTACCACGACACGCTGCTGTACTGCATGAAGAAACATGTCTTGGTGAGCCACTACGTATCCCTGCTGAACCATTACTTTGGGCAGCGGGCGGACCTTGACCAACGGGCCAAGGGGCAAAACTCGTTCAAGTTCTACTGCAAGATGTGCTTCCTTGCGGCAGAGAGCTCCGAGCATTTGCTCTACCACATACTGTCCTCCGACAAGCACAAGGAGGTGGACATACACATCAACGCCTTGATATATGAACACAGCAAGGTCGCCAAGAAGTACCTTCCCAATCTGGCGCCCAAGACCATGCAGCTGCACGTTTATAACAGTCAGTTGATTTCCAGGAATGGCGACCAGCAGCCAGGGAAAACGTTGCCTCTGCTGCGGCCTGACGCAGGTCCAGCGCCGGGAGGCCCCATGTTTGGGACAGTGCTGCACGGAACCCCACACAACCCAGCCGCTGTGGTGTGTACCTCGGGGTCGAGCCAGACCTTCCTGCCAGCACAGGCCTCCGCTCTGGTGCAGCTAGCCAGCGCAGAGGCCAAGGGCCTGCTGAGGCCTGGCTCAGCAGCGGCAGCCCTGCACAACACGCAGCCCCCCAGGGGGATCCCAGCCACTTTGCCCACTTCGGGGGGCTTAGCCACACCAATGATTCAGGCCCCGACGGGCACGGCCCTGGCTAACGTCTCTCACAGCGCTCCAAAACCGCTGCCGATCGCTGCAGGACTACCCGCGCAGTcgcagcaccagcaccagccccaTTCGCAGCCCCACTCACAGTCTTCGCACCAGCCCCATGCGCTTCcgcagcaccagcaccagccccaTTTGCAGcaacagctgcagcagcagcagcaacccCAGCAGCCACGACAGGTCTTCTTGCCGCCTGGTGTTCAGGTCCAGGGCAGTTTGGGTCTGCGGGGACCAACTCCTCAGCCCCTCCTCCTAAACCCGAGGCTCCCTCTGAGCCAACCTGCCCCCCGTGGCACCATGCTGACCTCACAATCTCTTCTTAGTCACTTGATTCCCACAGGAAACAAGGTCAACGGCCTGCCAACTTATACCCTGGCACCCCTTCCAGTCCCAATGCCAGTCCAAGCCAACAGTGCCCCAGTGGTCAGTAAAggacctgtacctgcagcccAGGTCAATAGCGCTGCTTTAACGCAGCCTAGCAAGCCAACTGGCAGCTCTGACTCGGACCCTCCCGCGGCTTCCAAACAAGCCAAAAAGTGGataacctgccctgtgtgtaATGAGCTCTTTCCTTCCGATGTGTACCAGGTACACACGGAGGTGGCTCACAAAGTGCCCGCCAAACCCGCCAGGCTGAAGGGGCTGGCAGCCAGGGCGCCATTCCTAAAGAAGATGCCAGATAAAACTGTTAAATGCCTGATGTGCAAGGTTCTGCTGTCAGAAAAGGGACTTTTTGAGCACCTGCTGCATGGCTTGAACTGCTTGTATTGTTCTGGAATTTTCTACTCAATCAAACAGCTCATGGAGCACACAAGCCTTGAGCACAGTCCTTTGCAGAAGGCCAACTGTGACTTCATGAGACGGGAGTATCGGCTGTACTCCGACGATTATGGCAATCTCTTATTCCCGTACTTCGATATAAACACGACAGTCTCTAAAGACCTAATTGGAGACAAGGAGGTTAACTTTGCTCTGGTCACTAGCTCTCTGGATCTGATCTTCTTGAAGATGTTTCCAGGCTCCACCGAGCCAGTGTCCAGGCCATCCATAACTAAGACTGGCATCACTATCTGCCCCTTCTGTCCCGAGAAACTCCACGGTGTGGAGAGTTACAATATGCACCTGAAGGCTAAGCATTTCATCATACCCACCATCCACGCCGTCTTAAAGACCCCGGCGTTCAAGTGCGTGTACTGCAGTGGAGTGTACACGGGAAAGACCACGCCCAAAGCCATCTCCATCCACATGCAGCGCTGCCGGTGCGCACCCAAGACCACCAAAGACGCTGAGAGGCCGATAAACTCAGACGCCAACGGCCAGTCGGCACCCGCTGTGAACAGAGCCGCCGAGCAGAGACCGCCCCTTCCTCGCCCTGCCCGACAGGCTCCCGCCCCagcgcccgcccccgcccctgcccctgcccccgcccccaagaCCCCCAAGGATGACGCTGAGCTGCGAAGCAAAATGAGGCTGGAGGCGGCCCTGCGGGAGGCGGTGGAGGCCAacaagagggaaagggaggccAGGTCTGCCCCAGTGGGAAAGCGAAGGAAGGTGGAGGCGCCGAAGAGCGCCGCCCATCCCGCCGTCCCGACCGAGGCGCAGCAGGACCCGCCGGTGGCCCTCGCGTTGGACCCCACGGGGATGGAGATGCGGTCCTTCGATGAACGGAGGGAGTTCATCGCCAAGTACTTCCACAGGAAGCCCTACCTGACCAAGAAGGAGTGTGAAATACTAGCCAACCGCCTCTGGCTTAACAAGATTGACGTGGCGTGCAACTTCGCCAACAAGCGCAACAAGTGTCTGAGAGCTATCCACAAAAACAGAACTGCGGTACTACTGGGCTTTAACATGGCTGAGCTGAAGAAGGTTAAGCATGACCTTTTCATTCCTGAACCGGCATCGGAAAAAACAGCTGCTTAA